One segment of Clostridium botulinum DNA contains the following:
- a CDS encoding ABC transporter ATP-binding protein, whose protein sequence is METLLTIKNLTKIYGGRKNITKALNGLSFSVQDGEVVGLMGQSGSGKSTLLNILSTLDKSTSGEIYFKDTLLNNLPKRALPRFRRENIGIIFQHYNLVDGLTSKENIQLSLSINNFSPRKIEERIDELSRLFNLDYILNKYPDELSGGQKQLVATARALSTSPTLILADEPTGALDSKSAKLFLNTIIDLNKNFNSTILMVTHDPIVASYCKRVIFIKDGKVFTEIYKGDLDNSIFFNKILNVVSLLGGNTSNDI, encoded by the coding sequence ATGGAGACACTATTAACAATTAAAAATCTAACAAAAATTTATGGAGGAAGAAAAAATATTACTAAGGCCTTAAATGGTCTTAGTTTTTCAGTTCAGGATGGTGAGGTTGTAGGACTTATGGGGCAATCTGGTAGTGGAAAATCTACTCTACTTAATATACTTTCCACCTTAGATAAATCTACATCAGGCGAAATATACTTTAAGGATACACTGTTAAATAACCTTCCCAAAAGAGCCCTTCCAAGATTTAGAAGGGAAAATATTGGAATTATATTTCAACATTACAATTTAGTAGATGGCCTAACATCTAAGGAAAATATACAATTATCATTAAGCATAAATAACTTTTCTCCTAGAAAAATTGAAGAAAGAATAGATGAATTGAGTAGACTTTTTAATCTTGATTATATACTCAACAAATATCCTGACGAACTTTCAGGTGGACAAAAACAACTAGTAGCAACAGCAAGGGCACTTTCCACCTCACCTACTCTAATTTTAGCTGACGAACCCACTGGCGCCTTAGATTCAAAATCAGCTAAATTATTTTTAAATACAATAATTGATTTAAATAAAAATTTTAATTCTACAATATTAATGGTTACCCATGATCCAATTGTTGCATCATACTGTAAAAGAGTTATATTTATTAAGGATGGAAAGGTATTTACTGAAATATATAAGGGTGATTTAGATAATTCAATCTTTTTTAATAAAATTTTAAATGTGGTTTCACTTTTAGGAGGGAATACTTCTAATGATATTTAA
- a CDS encoding sensor histidine kinase — protein sequence MSLKEYINGNKILILLNLFYIILLILFLRLFNIPPLAIYFLCATLVSILVFYILFSYFIRRNYYNNLSRFFDESDLFSLTELLEEPTFIDGKPFYTALLLLSHAFNQELLKYSNQSNSYQEYIEQWVHEIKTPISSLKLIIETERELLGKLYNEELAELQKIENYIDQTLYYSRMEYSQNDYFVSEFPIMKVIKGVIIKNKTLINKSNISLDIKNSGETIFSDEKWLSFIINQIILNSINYSKNEGAVISIYVIKNSNNIVLNIKDNGIGIGADDLPRVFSKGFTGSNGRLNEKSTGLGLYLVKKICEKLEHKIIIDSIKNEYTTVSLIFPKSNYNEILKEID from the coding sequence ATGAGTTTAAAAGAATATATTAATGGAAATAAAATTTTAATACTTTTAAATCTTTTTTATATTATTTTATTAATTCTCTTTCTAAGGTTATTTAACATACCTCCTTTAGCTATATATTTTTTGTGTGCTACATTAGTAAGTATATTGGTATTTTATATTTTGTTTTCATATTTTATAAGAAGGAATTACTACAATAATCTTTCAAGATTTTTTGATGAAAGTGATTTATTTTCTTTAACTGAGCTTTTAGAAGAACCTACATTTATAGATGGAAAGCCATTTTATACTGCTCTTTTACTTTTAAGTCATGCATTTAATCAAGAGCTTTTAAAGTATTCAAATCAAAGTAATTCCTATCAAGAATATATAGAGCAGTGGGTTCATGAAATTAAAACGCCTATTTCATCATTAAAACTAATTATAGAAACTGAAAGAGAACTACTTGGAAAACTATATAATGAAGAATTAGCTGAGCTTCAAAAAATAGAAAATTACATAGACCAAACCCTTTACTATTCAAGAATGGAATATTCTCAAAATGATTATTTTGTATCAGAATTTCCAATTATGAAAGTTATAAAGGGGGTTATTATAAAAAACAAAACCCTTATAAATAAAAGTAATATTTCACTTGATATAAAAAACAGCGGAGAAACAATTTTTTCAGATGAAAAATGGCTTTCCTTTATAATAAACCAGATTATTTTAAACTCAATTAACTATTCTAAAAATGAAGGAGCAGTAATCTCTATTTATGTAATAAAAAATTCAAACAACATTGTATTGAATATAAAAGACAACGGTATTGGTATAGGGGCTGATGATTTGCCTAGAGTATTTTCTAAAGGTTTCACTGGCAGTAATGGAAGACTTAATGAAAAATCAACAGGTCTTGGACTTTATTTAGTAAAGAAAATATGTGAAAAGCTTGAACATAAAATAATCATTGACTCAATTAAAAACGAATACACTACAGTTTCATTGATATTCCCAAAATCAAATTACAATGAAATCTTAAAAGAAATAGACTAA
- a CDS encoding response regulator transcription factor: protein MFKIMIIEDNKTIRERLADLLIKYGYEVFLPKDFTNIIEDFNKNNPHLILLDINLPIFDGFHFCKEIRKHSNIPIIFVTSRDSNMDEIMSMTVGGDDFITKPYDSQILIARITAVLRRSYNNLSNDILEYKGVGLNLGKGNVTYQNKTIDLTKNELKILHNLLQNKGSIVTRDDLMNYLWNDDVFLDDNTLTVNINRLRKKLEEINIIDFIETRRGLGYIIS from the coding sequence ATGTTTAAAATAATGATAATTGAAGATAATAAAACCATTCGAGAACGACTTGCAGATTTATTGATTAAATATGGTTACGAGGTGTTTTTACCTAAAGATTTTACAAATATAATTGAGGACTTTAATAAAAATAATCCTCACCTTATTCTTCTTGATATAAATCTTCCTATATTTGATGGATTTCACTTTTGCAAGGAAATAAGAAAACATTCTAATATTCCTATTATATTTGTTACAAGCCGTGATAGTAATATGGATGAAATAATGAGTATGACTGTAGGTGGAGATGATTTTATAACTAAACCTTATGACTCTCAAATATTGATTGCAAGAATAACTGCTGTACTTAGACGAAGTTACAATAATTTATCAAATGATATTCTTGAATATAAGGGAGTTGGTTTAAATTTAGGAAAAGGAAATGTAACCTACCAAAATAAGACTATTGATCTTACTAAAAATGAACTTAAAATACTTCATAATTTACTTCAGAATAAAGGAAGTATTGTTACAAGGGATGATTTAATGAATTATTTATGGAATGATGATGTATTTTTAGATGATAACACATTAACAGTTAATATAAATAGACTTAGAAAAAAATTAGAAGAAATTAATATTATTGACTTTATCGAAACTAGGCGTGGATTAGGATATATAATATCATGA
- a CDS encoding TraX family protein, protein MKKLNSFTLKTFAIIAMIMDHIFTYLRSVPIDVPLWFSCIGKLASPIFFYLIVEGFFHTKSRKKYFARLAIFGGVMIILDTILGIHNNIFLSLSLSILLLICVDYLRNIEDKKKKFLFIILILGIGFLYFNTEASIFGFVETLIFYFCREKKVLLSLLFVSFYGLFLATVLQATNPLIFTVNNQWMSVFAIIPILMYNGKLGLKNTFTKWIFYIVYPLHLTIIILIRNALM, encoded by the coding sequence ATGAAAAAATTAAATTCATTTACATTAAAAACTTTTGCAATTATTGCAATGATTATGGACCATATATTTACTTATTTAAGGAGTGTACCAATAGATGTACCATTATGGTTTAGTTGTATAGGAAAACTTGCATCACCAATATTTTTCTACTTAATAGTTGAGGGTTTCTTTCATACAAAAAGTAGGAAAAAATATTTTGCAAGATTAGCTATTTTTGGTGGAGTTATGATTATATTAGATACTATTTTAGGGATACATAATAATATTTTTCTTTCACTGTCATTGTCAATACTATTGTTAATATGTGTAGACTATCTTAGAAATATAGAAGATAAAAAGAAAAAGTTTCTATTTATAATTCTAATATTGGGAATTGGATTTTTGTATTTTAATACAGAAGCATCTATTTTTGGTTTCGTTGAAACCTTAATTTTTTATTTTTGTAGAGAAAAGAAAGTTTTACTTTCATTATTATTTGTAAGTTTTTATGGATTATTTTTAGCAACAGTTTTACAAGCAACTAATCCGTTGATATTTACAGTAAACAATCAATGGATGTCAGTCTTCGCAATTATTCCAATACTTATGTATAATGGGAAATTAGGACTTAAAAACACTTTCACTAAATGGATTTTCTATATAGTTTATCCACTACATTTAACAATTATAATTTTAATAAGAAATGCATTAATGTAA
- a CDS encoding zinc-ribbon domain-containing protein: MTDKTIVCRDCGSEFVFTVGEQEFYKEKGFDNEPTRCAACRRAKKEQNRR, translated from the coding sequence ATGACAGATAAGACAATTGTATGCAGAGATTGTGGAAGTGAATTCGTATTTACAGTAGGAGAACAAGAATTCTACAAAGAAAAAGGATTCGATAACGAACCAACAAGATGTGCAGCTTGTAGAAGAGCTAAGAAAGAACAAAATAGAAGATAA
- a CDS encoding response regulator transcription factor — protein sequence MKILVVDDEKSIVNLIRLNLEVEGYEPIISMTGEDAIHKFETEKPELVILDLMLPDISGHDVIKRFQKIDSEVPVIMLTAKSQINDKLLGLQLGADDYIIKPFNSTELILRIKAVTKRITKKSCSKNNNEIKIEKLKILKDERKVFIEEKEIFMTYKEFDTLLLMMENHNKVFTRENLLERVWGDEYDVNTRAVDILIQRVRKKMGKYSNKLKTVYGVGYKLEFKE from the coding sequence GTGAAAATATTAGTAGTGGATGATGAAAAAAGTATAGTTAACTTAATTAGATTAAATTTAGAGGTAGAAGGATATGAACCTATTATAAGTATGACTGGAGAAGACGCAATTCATAAATTTGAAACAGAAAAGCCAGAACTGGTTATATTAGATTTAATGTTACCAGATATAAGTGGTCATGATGTAATAAAGCGATTTCAAAAAATAGATAGTGAGGTACCAGTTATAATGCTCACTGCAAAAAGTCAAATAAATGATAAACTTTTGGGACTTCAATTAGGTGCTGATGATTACATTATAAAACCATTTAATAGTACAGAACTTATTTTAAGAATAAAAGCGGTAACAAAGAGGATTACAAAAAAGTCATGCTCGAAAAACAATAATGAAATAAAGATTGAAAAATTAAAGATTCTAAAAGATGAGAGAAAAGTTTTCATAGAGGAAAAAGAAATTTTTATGACTTATAAAGAATTTGATACATTATTACTTATGATGGAAAACCACAATAAAGTTTTTACTAGAGAAAATCTTTTAGAAAGAGTATGGGGAGATGAGTATGATGTTAATACAAGAGCAGTTGATATTTTAATACAAAGAGTTAGAAAAAAGATGGGCAAGTATTCAAATAAATTGAAAACTGTTTATGGAGTGGGATATAAATTAGAGTTTAAAGAATAG
- a CDS encoding sensor histidine kinase, translated as MRLNFNIKTKIILMNMGILIPIIIFIYITIINNLYNNVIKSNIDLLTKESYNTQVYISNYIEKDNVEDIERNFEHKAPLINTYLSKKLNYRIQIYDKNGDIMTDSTSNSVTFFDEDITNAIKGSKAYVVKKIDGNIYVLFSSPIYFKDTTLGCVRYIYPLDSSEKLINNMFIIMGILSCTSILISWLLSKLLSEKIVGPIKKLKTVSQKVTQGEYDNRIKIRSGDEIEDLAQTFNAMSESIKNYVESLKEEKQKQKSFLDNVTHEFKTPLTAIIGYSEIIPKLKNQNDIDESLVYVKEEGIRLLKLVEELLDLSKLGKSEFKVEKEKNNLKEIIEEVLVIINPRIKKYEIEIVKNIFDIEIFIDRDKTKQVILNVLDNSIKYSECSKIEIRLQVYSEKIILNIIDDGIGIAEENIPKLFEPTYRVKNLSSINNNGNGLGLCICKEIMKKQEGDIKIKSNLEEGTTVEIIFKCN; from the coding sequence ATGCGACTGAATTTTAACATAAAAACAAAAATTATTCTTATGAATATGGGGATCTTGATTCCAATAATAATATTTATATATATAACAATAATAAATAATTTATATAATAACGTAATAAAAAGTAATATTGATTTGTTAACAAAAGAGAGCTACAACACTCAAGTGTATATATCAAATTATATTGAAAAAGATAATGTAGAAGATATTGAAAGAAATTTTGAACATAAAGCTCCTTTGATTAATACATATCTGTCTAAAAAATTAAATTATAGAATTCAGATTTATGATAAAAACGGTGACATAATGACAGATTCTACTTCTAATAGCGTTACTTTTTTTGATGAAGATATAACTAATGCTATAAAGGGAAGCAAGGCTTATGTAGTTAAAAAAATTGATGGAAACATATATGTGTTATTTTCAAGTCCTATATATTTTAAAGATACAACCTTAGGGTGTGTAAGATACATATATCCTTTAGATAGTAGTGAAAAACTTATAAATAATATGTTTATAATTATGGGCATATTATCATGTACATCAATTCTTATATCATGGCTTTTAAGTAAGCTTCTTTCAGAAAAAATAGTTGGACCTATAAAAAAACTAAAGACAGTTTCTCAAAAAGTTACCCAAGGAGAATATGATAATAGAATAAAAATTAGAAGTGGAGATGAAATTGAAGATTTAGCACAAACTTTTAATGCAATGTCAGAGAGTATAAAAAATTATGTTGAGAGTTTAAAAGAAGAAAAACAAAAACAAAAGAGTTTTTTAGACAATGTAACCCATGAATTTAAGACTCCTTTAACAGCAATAATAGGATATTCTGAGATTATACCTAAATTAAAAAATCAAAATGATATAGATGAAAGTTTAGTTTATGTAAAAGAAGAAGGAATACGACTTCTAAAGTTGGTAGAAGAATTATTAGATCTATCAAAGCTAGGTAAAAGTGAGTTTAAGGTAGAGAAAGAAAAGAATAATTTAAAAGAAATTATAGAAGAAGTATTAGTTATTATTAATCCTAGAATAAAAAAATATGAAATAGAAATAGTTAAAAATATATTTGATATTGAAATTTTTATAGATAGGGACAAGACTAAACAAGTGATTTTAAATGTATTAGATAATTCTATAAAATATAGTGAATGTAGTAAGATAGAAATAAGGTTACAGGTTTATAGTGAGAAAATAATTTTAAATATTATAGATGATGGCATAGGTATAGCTGAAGAGAACATACCTAAACTTTTTGAGCCAACTTATAGAGTGAAAAATTTAAGTTCTATCAACAATAACGGAAATGGGTTAGGTCTTTGCATATGTAAAGAAATAATGAAAAAGCAAGAGGGAGATATAAAGATAAAAAGTAATTTAGAAGAAGGTACAACTGTAGAGATTATATTTAAATGCAATTAA
- a CDS encoding DUF3919 family protein, giving the protein MKKISLKAKIIGIYTTIIIICIVMTSLNYRLLYNRVKIISDKDDVINKINMSIPIKIEIFNEKWGDYVFENENSIQMIWNSINEIMNDFSEEENYITEGSNISIDANVYYLNGMKDKFKISDVLILNNRMYHDNNKLPLINRLKNDLLGYLYSTSNIANLINTRNRIVVNDSNNKVKELNDLDKEKLKNLISNSTKLDSDDGIKALTKEKKEALSHIKIYIYDKDDTSTKVKSCNVVNMDVYTDGIFVVQYMGDENGQHTYFKGDLKWICEEILEKNI; this is encoded by the coding sequence GTGAAGAAAATTAGCTTAAAAGCTAAGATTATAGGCATATATACAACTATAATTATAATTTGTATTGTAATGACAAGTTTAAATTATAGACTTTTATATAACAGAGTCAAAATAATAAGTGATAAAGATGATGTTATAAATAAGATAAATATGTCTATACCTATAAAAATTGAGATTTTTAATGAAAAATGGGGTGATTATGTTTTTGAAAATGAGAATTCTATACAAATGATATGGAATTCTATAAATGAGATTATGAATGATTTTTCGGAAGAGGAAAACTATATTACAGAAGGAAGTAATATAAGCATTGATGCAAATGTTTACTATCTAAATGGTATGAAAGATAAGTTTAAAATAAGTGATGTGCTTATTTTAAACAATCGAATGTATCATGATAATAATAAATTACCATTAATAAATAGATTGAAAAATGATTTGCTAGGTTATTTATATTCAACTTCTAATATAGCTAATCTCATAAATACTAGAAATAGAATAGTTGTTAATGATTCTAATAATAAAGTAAAAGAATTGAATGATTTAGATAAAGAAAAGTTAAAAAATTTAATAAGCAATTCAACTAAACTTGATAGTGATGATGGAATTAAAGCTTTAACAAAAGAAAAGAAAGAAGCGTTATCGCATATAAAAATTTATATTTATGATAAAGATGATACTTCTACAAAAGTTAAAAGCTGTAATGTTGTAAATATGGACGTATATACAGATGGAATATTTGTTGTTCAATATATGGGAGATGAAAATGGACAACACACATATTTTAAGGGGGACCTTAAATGGATATGTGAAGAAATACTAGAAAAGAACATTTGA